In the Nitrospira sp. genome, one interval contains:
- a CDS encoding DUF393 domain-containing protein, which produces MSLRIDPTTHEWAGLERVIVFDGICNWCNAWINFTMARDRGRFHFATLQSDKGQELLKLLELPARDFETFVLLERGRVFTKSTAALRIVRQLSGGWPLLSLFCLIPRPLRDVMYNYVARHRYRLMGKAPSCRVPTAEERSRFV; this is translated from the coding sequence ATGAGCCTGAGAATCGATCCCACGACACATGAATGGGCGGGGCTGGAGCGGGTGATTGTCTTCGACGGCATCTGCAACTGGTGCAATGCCTGGATCAATTTCACGATGGCTCGCGACCGAGGCCGCTTTCACTTCGCCACCCTGCAATCCGATAAGGGCCAGGAGTTGCTGAAGCTGCTCGAATTGCCCGCCCGGGATTTCGAGACGTTTGTTCTGCTGGAACGCGGCCGCGTGTTTACCAAATCCACCGCGGCCTTGAGAATCGTCCGACAACTTTCCGGCGGCTGGCCGTTGCTCTCGCTATTCTGCCTGATACCCCGCCCCCTGCGCGACGTGATGTACAACTATGTGGCGCGCCACCGCTACCGACTTATGGGCAAGGCCCCATCTTGCCGGGTCCCCACTGCCGAAGAACGCAGCCGATTCGTCTGA